The window GCTTTGTCAGTACGGAACCATCGACAGTCTGGCCGGCGAGCTCGGCGTATCGGGCCGGCATCTGCGCCGAGCCATGCGCGCCGAGCTGGGAGTGAGCCCGCTGGCCTTGGCGGAGTCCCGGCGTATGGCGCTGGCGCGACAGCTGATCGTCGACACCGCGCTGCCGATGACCGAGGTGGCCTTCGCCAGCGGCTTTCGCAGCGTGCGCCGTTTCAACGCCGCCCTGAAAGCGCGCTACGCCCGCTCGCCGTCGGCGATGCGCCGGACCCCGCGCGAAGGAGCGGCCGCCGGCGAGACGCTGGCGGTGACGCTGCCCTATCGCCCGCCTTACGACTGGCCGGCGATCCTGGGTCACCTCGGCGCGCGCGCCATCCCTGGCGTCGAATGCGTGCGTGATGGGATCTACCTGCGCACCGTCGCCGTCGGCGCCCACCGCGGCTGGCTGGCTGTCAGCGCCGTTCCCGGGCGCGCGGCGCTGCAGGCGACCATCTCGACGTCGCTGACGGGCGCGCTGATGATGGTGGTGGCGCGCCTGCGGCGGCTGTTCGACCTCGATGCCCAACCGGCGGCCATCGCCGCGCATCTGGTCCGCGATCCGCGCCTGGCGGCGTCAGTGCGCGCGCGGCCCGGGCTGCGTCTGGCGGGCGCCTTCGATCCGTTCGAGGCGGCGGCGCGTGCCGTGCTGGGCCAACAGATCAGCGTCGCCGCCGCCCGCACGCTGGCCGGTCGGCTGGCGGCTGGTATCGGCGAGGCGATCGCCACGCCCCACGCGGAGCTTGGCCGCTTGTTCCCGCCGGTAAGCGCGATTGGCGGCGCCTCGGTCGCCGACCTGGCGGGGGCGGGGATGCGGATTCGCCGCGCCGCCACCTTGCGCGCCATCGCGCAGGCGGTGGGCAGCGGCGCGCTTTCTCTCGACAACGGCGGCGAGCCGGCACGCCTGGTCGAGCAGGTGAGCGCGCTGCCGGGCGTCGGTCCCTGGACCGCGCATTACCTGGCCATGCGCGGTCTCGGTTGGCCCGACGCCTTTCCCGAGGACGATCTGGTGCTGCGCCGAGCGTTGGGCGGGATCTCCGGACCGCAAGCGCGCGCCCTGGCCGAACCGTGGCGACCCTGGCGCGCCTACGGCGCCACGCACATCTGGGCGGGCATCAAACCCCGATCGCACCACCAAGCGCCAGCAACCGCAGGAGCTGATCAACCATGAGCGACACCATCTTCTTTTCCACCATGCCAAGCCCAGTCGGCCCTTTGACCTTGGTCGCCGACGCCGATGACGATCTGATCGGGCTTTATTTCGACCGCGATCCGATCGGCGCGCTCCGACGTGGGCAGGGCGCGCGTGACGATCGCCGTCTGCAGCCGGCGGCGCAGCAGCTTGATGAATACTTCGCGGGCCGGCGCACGCGGTTCGATCTGCCACTGGCGCCGCGGGGCACGCCCTTTCAAAAAGCCGTCTGGGCGGCGCTGGTGGCGATCCCCTTCGGGCAAACCGCCAGCTACCGCGACGTCGCGGGGGCCATCGGCCAGCCGGCGGCGGTGCGGGCCATCGGCGGGGCCAATCATCGCAATCCACTGGCGATCGTTGTTCCGTGCCACCGCGTGATCGGGGCTGACGGATCGCTGACCGGTTACGGCGGCGGTCTGGATCGCAAGCGGCTGCTGCTGGCGCTGGAGGCGGGCGTGGCCGCGGCCACGCCGGCTATATTTCCGGCACGGCGACGCCAGCAGCTTTCGCTGGCGAAGGTTTTG of the Polyangia bacterium genome contains:
- a CDS encoding AlkA N-terminal domain-containing protein: MRLLDPDVCYRALVARDTRFDGIFFVGVTTTGIYCRPVCRARTPGRDRCVFFPTAAQAEAAGFRSCFRCRPELAPGAAPVDALSRVVAAAMRRIEEGALCQYGTIDSLAGELGVSGRHLRRAMRAELGVSPLALAESRRMALARQLIVDTALPMTEVAFASGFRSVRRFNAALKARYARSPSAMRRTPREGAAAGETLAVTLPYRPPYDWPAILGHLGARAIPGVECVRDGIYLRTVAVGAHRGWLAVSAVPGRAALQATISTSLTGALMMVVARLRRLFDLDAQPAAIAAHLVRDPRLAASVRARPGLRLAGAFDPFEAAARAVLGQQISVAAARTLAGRLAAGIGEAIATPHAELGRLFPPVSAIGGASVADLAGAGMRIRRAATLRAIAQAVGSGALSLDNGGEPARLVEQVSALPGVGPWTAHYLAMRGLGWPDAFPEDDLVLRRALGGISGPQARALAEPWRPWRAYGATHIWAGIKPRSHHQAPATAGADQP
- a CDS encoding methylated-DNA--[protein]-cysteine S-methyltransferase, whose protein sequence is MSDTIFFSTMPSPVGPLTLVADADDDLIGLYFDRDPIGALRRGQGARDDRRLQPAAQQLDEYFAGRRTRFDLPLAPRGTPFQKAVWAALVAIPFGQTASYRDVAGAIGQPAAVRAIGGANHRNPLAIVVPCHRVIGADGSLTGYGGGLDRKRLLLALEAGVAAATPAIFPARRRQQLSLAKVLNR